A stretch of DNA from Channa argus isolate prfri chromosome 7, Channa argus male v1.0, whole genome shotgun sequence:
ATTTTGTCGCAGGCACATACTTATCAGCAGCCTTAAGCTTGTAGTAGAAGGTAGAGGCTGCAAAGTGCAGTAAGTCTTGGCTGATGTTCTTGTGGCTGGAGGTGATTAGGTCCACTGCTACACTGACACGTGCATCCAGGTCCGACAATGGAAGAAGAGTCTCCAGAAGCTGCAGGACAGGATGGAGGAATCAGAAATGACATGAGCTGAGTGATGGTGGTCGACCAGAGAGGATGTAAATGCTTCATTATaactttatctttaaaaatgcattaattaattCCCTTAATAATAGATAATACTGCTCTTTCCATATCTACCCTGACGTATATTCAAGTATAAACTAAAATGATCTAATCTTTATACAAAGTCTTTTGTTCagcaaacaaatattaaaacaaataaaagctaaaaactattaaaagaaaGACACAGTCTCCCATCTATTCAACTGTTTAtcctaattaaaaaaagactttttgtgCATATTTGACTGAGGTTGAATATAGAAACAATTCTAAAAAATATCAGGTGTAGAGGTTATTTATGTTGGTCTAAATTATCAGGTGTGGTTAGAAGTCAAGGTATTAAAATGCTAGTTTCTAATTGTCTGTACATCACCGAGTTCATGCACACAGAGAGCTCATATATGAATGCTGTGTCAGAGACTTTATACCTTGTTGTACTCGGTGCCTGTGAACTGCTGGATAAAGGCACACAGGGCTTCAGTTTCGGCCTCAGACTCTTTCCCTGGTGTAAGCTTGGCTCTGTAGCTCTGGAAATCAGATATGAGGTAATTTCATTGATAGTAAGTTCAAGGCTTTAACTGACTTTACAAATTTCATCTTTCCTTGAAACATGGCTTTGTCCCCAAACTATATGATCAAGTtcatattattttttcatttcctatGTTCATTGGATGATTAAATTGGATggcttttaataataatttcacacGTGTTTGGCtgtttaaacaatttttatgtAGATTAAAATACATTCATGTAAAATAAGTGAGTGTTTTTTCTCTAACCTGTGTGTAGGCTGCTACGTAGGAGTGTGATCCATCAAACAGAAAGAGGTTCTCCACAGGACGATTCTGGGCCTGAAGCTGAGAGCACATTTCAAATGCTACACAGGCACCGAAGGAATAGCCAGCAATTCGATATGGTCCTTCTGGCTGAACctgactgatacagttcacatAGTAGGCTGCCAGAGACTGGATGCTGTCCAGAGGAGCAGCTGGAGAAAGAGGATAACGTAGATGAGCTTGGTTGGACTTCTAATTGAAATTCTAATAGAATTGTATTTAGTTCAGTGCAGCCCTTCATATTCACCCTGAAggtccatgttttttttttttttaggtatgTTGTTAGATATACAAAATCCTTTGCTACCATGTTACCACAAATCTCTCTGGCGATGGCATTATATGAACAGTTACCTTTAGTACACTGCAGGCCATAGCAAGGCACACTAAGCTTGGAGGTAAGTGTCTTGAAGGCACCAACTGAGCCTTCAATGGGATGGACCAGGAAGAGCGGTCTCTCCTGGCTCTGAACCTTGTTGAGTGGTGTCACTGTGGGATCAGTGGGATTGACCAATATCTGGGTGAGATCGGACTCCAATACAGAGTGAACGCCATCCTTCTTAGCTGCAGTGTGGTAAGGTCCTGGATAAGTGGAAGtggcaaaagcaaaacaagtcATATTCTTTCTGTTCCGGGTAAAAGAGCCGCTAAAGGAgcataaatgtgtttgtctgaCGTTGGATGCTGCAGTTCAAAACACAAGCTGCATCTGACAGAACAGAAACTCCCACGATACTTAATATAAATATCCCCTCTTACCTTAAGTCTCATTTGATACTGTATCTATCCAAAGTATGTCTAACTGCTCTTTAGTTGTCAACATTAAATCACTTAttctatttttatgtaaattgcTCTTCTGCCACAAAACAATCAGCAATCTCTGCTATACGGCACCAAGATGTCAGGAACTTGTTCTTTAGGTGCTGTTTTGGATCTTTATATATGTTGAAATGTCAATGGGCAAGTTTCTCCCAGTGGGTAAGaacttgcatggcagctccccatcatctgtctgtgtgtgactggaTGTGTATAAATATTAAGCAACATTGTTAAGTGCTTTGGGAACCGGGAAGATTGCAGGCAATTTATCATGTTTCAcacttgtttttgctgtttggaCTGACATCTGAGTAATTAGGAGACCAAGATAACACCTGGAACTCTTTTCAATGCTCAACAATATTTGAACTGTGGCTGGCTGCATTATCCTGCACTAGAGGCCACTTTCATCAGGTAACATCACACTTGGTCTGCAGTATGTGCTGTGTGTCATAGTAACATCCATATGAATGCTAGCACCCAAAGAGTTCCAACAGATCATCAGCCTGCTTCCTAGGGACAATCTCTTCCCCAGGTAAACGACATGCATGCACCCGTCTGTCCACATAATGTAGAGGAAAACTTCAGACTAGGCCTCTTTCCGTCAGCATAGGTACTTGTACCAGTGTGTGTACATTAAGAAATTAAAGgaatataaaaatcaaaaagaatTAAGCAAGAATTAGCaacattaacttttaaataaaagtttaataataCCCTTTGATCCTTCTAGTTTGCTATTGGCCAGCTCTCGTAGCTTGTTGATGGTGAGCTGTCGAATCTCCCTCATGGCCATGACAATGTCATAGTCACGCTCCAGAGTTTGGCGAACCTCCACACCCATCAAGGAGTCCAGGCCCAAGTCGGCTAGTGAGGCATCTGCATTCAAGCTGTTGACATCCCGCACACCTGAAAGCAAAAAGGCACAGGGATGTTTTGTCTGatcaatttatttgaaaaaataagaaTAGTAATTTTTTCAAATCAGTTCAGTAtgagtatttttactgtgtatttagGTTAGGTGCTGcataaaagtaaacattttgataataaaCAAGCAGATTATCTCTGATAGCTTCTGATTTCTATTGAAAGCTCATTTTTCCCTGCTTTTCATATGGTTTCATATTCATAATGCTTGATGATGCTTTTCAGACTTGAGATTGCAAAGGCACAATATGTTATCATTTGCAACATATGTCACATATGGCTTCATCTTTTCatcatccattcattcatccaaGTTTGAAGAACATGTGCTTTATAAACATCCTTCTGGTAGAAGTGATCTTCAAATGGCTTGACTCTTACCCAGTATGTGAGCTACAGCATCTACCAAGTCTCTCTTGCTTCCTGCTTCACTCTTTACCACCATCCTCTCCGCCAGTACAAAGCTAGACATTACTGGCTTTTGCTGGCACAGGAAGAGGTCAAGAACCTCCATGCAGGATGACATGCGCTGTGGCAGGGTGCCTCCAATCACTGTGTCGTTGCCACCCATGGTCTCCAACACCACGCCCACGTCCCCTATTGCACCCCACTGAATTGCCAGTCCTGGTAGGCCATCATAGCGGCGCTTTTCACAAACACGCTCCATAGCCGAGTTGGCATATCCATAGTTACTTTGGCCAGCATTGCCACGGCCACAGCTGACTGAGGAGAATGCCACAAAGTAGCTGAGGTCTGGACACAACTTTCTTGTCACTCTAGAAAGTGAATGCAAGGCATTACTACCTAATTTACGTTCCTTTATTTAAGCAGAAAGATGactgagtgtgagtgtgtgtcttacTGGTCCAGGTTTATGATGCCGTCGTGTTTAGGTCGGTTAACATCAATGAATAGCTGAGAAGTCAGATTCTCCAACATGCCATCTTTCAATACCTGATAATGACAGTGACATGACATATCAATTAAAAAATTACCATTAACAATTatacaacaatatttaaatccTGAATGTGAGCAGCATGCTTGAAGTTTCACTGCAATCCATTCAACAGTCACTGAGATATAAATGAgtctttgcttttcttctcatttcCACATGCATTTTTCTGGTGTGTCTTTATCATTGTTTAAGGTGAACCGATGTCTGTGTGTTACCATAGCTAGGTGGAAGATGCCGCCCACAGGGCCCAGTGTGCAGGCCTCTGCCACGAGACGCTCCGTCCCCTCCATCGTGCTGACATCGCAGGTTGACACCAACACGTCCACACCTTTACTCTGCCATTCACGCACTCTCTTCGCCTGGTAACCTAACAACGGTAACAGAGAATTCAGTTAGAAAAGAGCTGACAGGTGTCTGAGATTCTTCACACCTGCCAATAACTCAATTAAATGGATAAATGTCAACGCACGGTGTTGCGATGCTTAGATGGCCAAGTCTGTAAATGTTCAACTTTCATAATATAAAAGGCTTTTTAGATGTTAACAGAAATCACAGGCTTGTGAGAATGTTTTATCTTATCCTTATCCGGTTTAGCAGGTTTTAGATTGTTTCTTTATTAGGACACATTTCACAAATGCATAACTGCACAACCATCTTTACAAGCTTCAAACGTTCCCATGAAAACCAAACTCAAAACCACGTAATGTAACATCTGAACCAAACTTTGCCTTCAGGCATCACACAAAAGCCGTAAAAACATGTGCATTGACTATCAATCAGCTACAACATATCATCACCGGGTGCTTTTTAAACCTAATTACAAACTAATCAATGCTGACTTATCATCTAACAACCTGTCAGCTCATAAACTGGTTCACATCAGCTACacttttaccaacagtgatctaTCTGTGACCcttatttattaattactgtacatgttttgccagaATTATCATAATCACTTGAGTTTAAGTAAAAGTTAGATCATCTGCTTAATCCTTAGGaggattaaaacatttctttataagACTAActgtgtgttgtgctgtgtagctgcagactgttcAGAGTGACCATGCTGACCTTTGTCCTCCGTGACATTATTAAAACAACCAGTAGTAATGTTGTGGTAAAGATAGTTGGAAATATATTTCCTCAGAATACtgtagaaaatagaaataaaattaagtgacaaattaaatgttaaaatatgcaGTTTACAGAAAGGATCTGGGACAATAAAGTAAACTGCCTCAGTGCACACAGTTTTCTGTTCAAGGTTaattaaatggtctgtacttagtaaatggtaaaatgaactgcacttatatagagcttttatacctattggcactcaaagcactttacactgcttcttattcacccattcacacacacacacacaccgatgggagAGCTGtgatgcagctggccaacactcaccgggagcaactaagttggggttcagtgtcttgctcaaggacactgtgaCGGGGATGAAAGCAACAACTGTGTGATTGATGGATGACTGCACTACCTCCTtcaccacagttgccccaacctgcctatattttctgtttcacaGAAATATGGTAATGGAGCTGAAGTCTAACCAATGTTTCACTGGGActttaacagaaaacatcacTTATATGGGGCAgctgaaccacacacacagcaatctCTGAGTATTGTGTATTGGCGTATTACCATTCCTGATGCCTGATCTGGAAGTTAGCACCAGTTTGCAGGCTCCTCTTTCCATCAGCCACTGAGCAAGTTCCAGACCAAAGCCTCCCAGTCCACCAGTAATTATGTAGGAGTGGGAGCCAAGGCAGAAAGTGCGACATATGGCTGGAAGAGGCGAAGGGGAAGTGGGCTGAGCTGCTACCTGTGTGGACAGAACACCCAGTAAAGGAGTCGTAGTATGCAGTATTATTCAGCTataatcatcattttttttgtggaaatagACATTTGTGTTACAAAATTATTCAGCTTTCTCGTGACATATAAGCAGCCTTTCATGTCTTTGATATAGTAATATCCTAACCTGCAGGAGAACCTTCCCAATGTGCTTCCCCTGAGCCATGTATCTGAATGCTTCTTCAACTTGGTCCCTCTGAAACACTGTGGTCTTCAGAGGCTCAACCACACCCTCCATAATGCCTTCCTTTAGCAGCTGGGACACCTCCTCCCACTCCCGATTGCCTTCTTCAAACAGAGCATCCAGCAGGATACCATGGAAAGCTACATTCTTCAGGAAGAGAGCCATTCCTGGAGACATCACAACAACATCATGACAGTGTTAGGTACTGTCTCCATCAAAATGATTCAAGCCATCATTCGAGAAAACCTGCAATCAACTCACACGACAGCACTTTTGTTAGCTGTGGCATTGTACAGAAGAATGAAGTTCAGACACTTTACTAACACACCATGTTAATTTCATCTAAGCTAATGTCAATTACTGTACTCGATTAGAAATAAAATTTTGAAATGAAGACAATTTAGCAGTAATATTTCACCCAGAAATATTCTATTGTTTATTCTACTACAGCTAGATTTTAAACAAGCAGAAATGTAATGGCAAGTGTGTAAGGTTTCCACTCACCCAGTGGAGAGTTGTTGGACAGATCGAATTTGCCGATTTCCAGGAATCGTCCATGTCTTGCTAAGCAACGAATACTAGCCTGCAGTTTCTCTTCAGACAGAGAGTTCAGCACCAAATCCACacctgaaacacacatacaaaacactaTGTGGGTTAGAAAATATGCCACTACACTGATTCCAAAATAGGTCCAATAGAAATATATCCTGTGTCTATGTATATAGCCAACCAACGCAAAAAAATCCAGTGATTGTAGGAAATAGATCTAATTTTTTGTTTGATCTTCAGATATTTATCTTTAAGCAATAATGTGGCGTCTTTAGCTCCAGTCAGGCCCGTGGTCGTAGCGACAGCTAATATAGTGTTGGTCATATATTACCGAAGCAAAGATAAACAGTAATGAATTCATGCACATACTCACACAGTTAGCactgtaattatttatgttACATTTCATACTAAAACTGAGAGATTATGATGGAGAGATGCTGCTGGTTGAAAGTGTGAATCTAAATACAAGATATCTGAATAGAAATATCTTGAAAAAGCTTGACTTTAAACTCCGAGCtaccaaaatgtgttttgggaGCCTCTAATTCCATAACTAAGGAAACACGGACTTGGAATTAGTGCAATACCTTGCATGTAACCTTGTTGGCTGCATTTCAGGTGTGTGACAGAAATAAATAGACTTTGCTTTGACACTAGGAAATATCTGACCTTTGCCTTGTGTGTGGAGCAAAATGTGCTGTTCAAAAGAGGTGTCTCTAGAGTTAGCGAAGGACTCTGCTGAAAGCTGAGGGAACCTCTCTTGTAGGTAGGTCCGCTTCTCTGTTGAGCCTAGTgatacaacacacaaaaaagttaaGGTTAAAAGCTATGCTGTACATTATTAAGCCATAATTTACGAGTTTTTAAACTGGCCTCCACAATACTACACTAAACAAATATTAGTCAAGTCAAgtgtcttttattgtcatttctactatacacagtggaaacgagataacgttcctccagaaccaaggtgctacaaaacaacacaagctatgttaagtgcatcgagttcaacctattgcaaacagtgcagacgaaaaacagtacagacagacagtgtagacagacaacacagaacaacacaggacaggacacagaacCTAAGACGGTGCcaaccagtaaacctactgtatacttcgattttacagtacagtcaaatgtgctaaaggtgcaaaaagcagcatgtaaacagttagTGCAGTTAAATGTGCaacatgtaaacagtgcaatgcAGTTAAgtgtagaataataataataataaataaataaataaataaaggatggCGGAATGAATTGAGATGAGTGATGAATGTGTGTTAAGCTCAGGTtgtacgagtgtgtgtgtgtgtgtgtgtgtgtgtgtgtgtgtgtgtgtgtgtgtgtgtgtgtgatattacACAATTAATCAATAATATTTCATTGTTATAAACATTCACACGCTTTCTTCGACTGTAGAAATGGCCGTagatatgaaataaataaataaatactaaccGACTGTGGTGAAAACTTTACATTTCTTGCTGAGAGCTATGGCAATGGCGGCTTGGCCGACACCACCCGAGCCTGAGTGAATGAGAACAGTTTCTCCAGGGCGAAGCCTGCCACGCACCACCAGAGAGTAGTAAGCTGTGGCATAGACCACGGGCACAGAGGCTGCCTGCTCCAGAGTCCTGTACGCACAGAGTATATAAGAAGTATtatttgaaaattttaaatatatacttttGCTATTTTGAGAACACAGAAAACTAGGTTGATGTTAagtaacattttagaaaatgttaaattactCAGCACTAAATCTGCTCTCATAATCGTCATCAATGACCTGCTCTCTGTAAACCCCTCTCCATCTTCTTctatgtcagcacaacatttaaAGAATATCAGTCACTCCGTGTGACCACCTGCTCGATATAATGCAAACTGCTTTACTGGGTCCTGTGTCTGAGCATTTCTATTATCTAAGCTTCTTCTATACCCAACAACCTTTAAACCATCTTAACTACGCTGTCTCTTCCTGCTGTCATTCCAGTCATCACAGCATCAATCTCCTCCACCCCATCACCATCAATGTTCTGTTCTCATTTAAGTCTGAGAGATCTCTGATCTGATTGTTCAGGTCAGAAAAGTGACAAAAGAGAAGTTAAACAGAACAGAAgctttttaacatattttacgCGGAAATCCTAGTATTTGCACATAAGATCTCAGACTAATGCTGGGTGCAGTCATTTTACCAGATATACCGACTGTGTTCTGACtttaacatgcacacacaaacatatatacacatacagatTCACACATACTTAAAAATGTGACACTGACCAGCTGGGGGGAACATCCCAGAGGAACCTTTTGTCAGCATCCACACTTGTTGCCAGGCCTTTGGCCGGTAGCAGCCCCATCACACATTGACCAGTTGGATCATAACCAGAAAACTCCATGCCCAGCATGCACTGCTGCATAGCTAGGTCTCCTACATCAAGTACCACGAACAGGAAATATTTCAGGCTATGTTTGcttgacatactgtacatttgacgtctttatattttattacaatttttgtAACAGTGGTTTTACACACACCTGGAATAGCATCTGGTGGCAGTTTGCCAGTAGCCAGCATAATGTCTCTGAAGTTGAGTGAGCTGTAACAGACGCGACACAGTTGCACATTGGGGTTGCTGGCCACATAATGGCGGAGTGGGGAGGCAATCCACCGCAGTGAAGACAGATCCCCTCGAGTCAACACATTGACGTAAGCGTGCTCTGTCAATTCTTCATTTTGATCTGGCGTCCAAAAAGATCCGTAGACAAATGCATGAATAGAAGTGTAAGCCATAGTCACATCCAACATTCTGAGAGCAGAACAGGTTATACAAACGAATCTGATCTAGATAAAATGCTCCACAATCCACAAAAAGTTTTCATCTGCTTATTAACATTCTACTCccatgtgtacatgtacataaaggtTTTACTTTAGCTCACTAATTGTGTACTGCTCTACCATAAACTCGTCTGACATGATGGTTGTGAATAGATAGCAGAACCACAAAAGCTTAAGTCTAAATAGAAGAACATATTGAAATTGTTTGGGACCGTGACTGATGAGCTGGTGTCTGAAGACGCCCCAGTGACCGTCTCTGAACACATTCATAACCAGATTCCCCTCCAGTACCGACTGCATGGACTTATGGGTCGGCTGGAGGACTGGAGCGGCTGAAGACCCATTTAGATTGGACACAAACGCACACCTGTTcacaagcaggaaaaaaaacaaaacagaaaaagtacattaaaatgGAAACCACAAATACAATCACCCTGACCAACATGTGAGAGCATATCCATACAGTGAGACTATGCAACAattcatacacacaaaatgttaaCTAATGAATAAGCCTTATGTGAtgttaacattattattattattattattattattattaaagacaAGTATTAGTAGTACGTATTTGCTCAAACCTGCAAACACCAAAATGTGAGTGCAGAActaacacagcaaacacacgATTCAATAATGTTCTGCATTGTGTATAGGTATTGGAAATATTGTATCACAGTGGAGACTGACTGTATGTTCACTATTCTGGTAGGATAGAGGATGTGTTTACCGTATTCGGTCGCCACCTGGCTCCTGACGTAGACAGTTAACCATCCCCACGATGCCACAGCTGGCCTGTGAGGAGGTCAACCACACTGGACAGTCTGATGAATCTGCCATTTTGACCTGCCACAAAGATCCACACAGTTACTTGAAATTAGGACTCATCTCATGTTTGACAGTGATGACCAAAGTAGCAGGGACACTGTATCATGTCATACTTTCAGTGTAAATGTTAGCACACAAACAATCATCCTTTTTGTGAAATGGCATATTTCATAAAAACAGctggacacacaaactgaaagaCAGGGAACACACCTTGAGTTTCTCCACCCACTTGTAGTTAGTGCTGTCCACAGGTAGGAAGATGGGCTGTTTTGCTGGACACTGACAGCgacagagaaagagagccaAGCCATAAAAAGACTTCCTGACGGCCACCAGGTTCAGAGATGCCTCAGAGAACACTTTCTCCCACTCAGCCTGGCAAGATGGGAGAGAAATTACAGGCAAAATATCATCGCAAGCTCTTACGCTCAACGTGATGTTAGCATCTTCTAGAACATTTTACAGCTAACTTAAATTAGAATTGGAAATGAGAAGATGTAAAATTCTTTGAGCTTTGAAAAAGTTGGGTTCATTAATTATGCTAATAATGCAAAATGAGCAACTAGTTAATGTACGCGAGGTTCTGTGAAATTTATAGGATGGACAAAAAGCTTACAGACAGGTGAAAAAGTCTCCCCAACCTGTGTAAGTAGACCTCTttggctgctgctctgtgtggtGCTAGAGAGGAAGGACACTGCTTCCCCCAGAGATTCTCCCTTCAGGAGGGTGTGGAAGAGAACAAAGCCCCCTTGTTTGGCTCCAGACGACAGATTTGCCATAAGCAGGGCAGGATCCACACTTAGAGGGCCCCAGGCATGGTTGCAAACCACAAGGTCTGCTCCTCCTACCAGGCCTCCAGGAGCTGGGCCCACTAACGGGTCCCACTGAGCAGACGAGATCCCTAGGTCTTCCAGGGTGGCCTGATGGGGGCTCAGAAGATCCAGGTTGTTTGCTGTAGCAGTGTAGTCCACTTGTAGCATGGGCTGGATGTTGAGGAGGGGTACTACACGAGAGAAGAGTTGGCCATCATCTGACAGAGCCTGGCATAAAATGGAGAGATGACAAGAGTTAAAAACTAATAAGTAAACTGCTGAGTTTCTTTCTATTAGACTTTTATCTGAAATTCAGTCCTACCTCCAGCACTTTCATTTTGCCAGGCATGCAGTTTTCCATAGCAGTGTCCAGGCAGTGTCTGAGAGGGGGGTTGTCTAGCAGACCCTGCAGCAGTCTGTCCTGTAGCAGACATGTTCGCTCCCTTTCCACCATCTGCTCGAGCTCAGAGTGAAGGTTCCCATTCAGCTCCAGGCTGCAGAGGAGGGTCAGCAGCCGCACCAGGCCAGGATCAGAGGGCTCGGGGCTGGGAAGGGGGATGTTCGACTCCCCTTGCAGTCCGGGAATGGAGAGCTTGACACCATGAGAGGCCAGCTTTCTCTGCAGTCTGTGTATTAAACCTGAATGGAGAGAGTGAGACAAGAGTTAGAAGGACATATGatgcaaaaaaaggaaaagggacaataataataaatactttgttGATTTTATCACTTGGATGAATGCATTAGTTTCTCATTATACAATAACTCAGAGGTGTTGAATATTAAGACAATGATGTACAGTCAGGTCCATTTACTTTTGGACAGTAATTTTTGGAGAGagagtttttatcattttgggtCTGTATGATTTAAGCTTTAATTTGATGCTGTTCTGTGGTTCAACAAAACGCAATCATTTTGCTCACACaaaaaatgggtgggttcaaacaaaaggtgctgtcttctaagttgtgtatcagatcctgatgtaaatacagtatctgataaaaatgtcaaaccctaaagttttcagtctacagccaaaataaaggaatttgcctcactgttccaatacttttggaggggagtgtataaaggaaaaacacttaaaaaaatggaaactggAAACTACACATAATATAAGCCCTGCTTGTAGGATATAGTTAACTGTAAattatcaataattataatattacaatatataCACCAATGGTGTATATATTGTGTCTGGGCGGGGATTCGAACCTGCACTGAGCCACTAGGCCACCCTACATATGCTATCAGTGGTAGACAGTGCTATTTGTAGCCGAACAGAAATGTCAGTTCAATTTTCAACTGAAACATTGTGTTGGGAAAACTTACATTAATTAGCTTTAAGTATGAGCTCAAATtaacacacagatgaaaaacTGATAAAGCCACTTATGACTTATTACTTTTGCAGAGCCTCAGCTCCTCTGCAAGTTTCCCATTAGCTGCCAGACACTGTGTATCCATATAgggaacaaacacaaactcctCTAGGGTGGGAggactctgctgctgctgccgacGTGGGGCCACAGT
This window harbors:
- the fasn gene encoding fatty acid synthase isoform X1 — translated: MEEIVIAGISGRLPESDNLEEFWENLINGVDMVTEDNRRWTPGLYGLPKRNGKLKDISHFDASFFGVHPKQANTMDPQLRLMLEIAYEAIVDGGLNPATLRGSKTGVYIGVSGSEAGEAFSRDPEELLGYSMTGCQRAMLANRLSYFFDFSGPSTAIDTACSSSLLALENAFHAIRRGQCDAALVGGVNLLLKPNTSVQFMKLGMLSPEGTCKSFDSSGNGYCRSEAAVAVLLTKKSVAKRVYATVINAGNNTDGYKEQGVTFPSGEMQHRLLSSLYQEANIKPEQVEYIEAHGTGTKVGDPQEVNGIVNVFCKSKREPLLIGSTKSNMGHPEPASGLAALAKVLLSLERGVWAPNLHFSSPNPDIPALVDGRVKVVDQPTPIRGGIVGINSFGFGGSNVHVILRPPQKPADSTLPPRKFTRLLQACGRTEAAVNTILQKGKEHCADDTFLSLLNEVSRAPTASMPYRGYALIGSQSDAMEVQQVQVSARPLWYICSGMGTQWAGMGRSLMQLPEFRESILRSDAALKDTGLVVSRLLIEADDATFEDTVHAFVGLAAIQIALIDLLTQFGLQPDGIIGHSVGELACGYADGSLSHREVILAAYWRGRCIKEANLPPGGMAAVGLTWKECMAQCPQGVVPACHNAEDTVTISGPQEAISKFVSELKEQGVFAKEVRSAGVAFHSYYMASIAPTLLDALKKVIKKPRQRSSRWVSTSIPQSEWDSPLALYSSADYHVNNLVSPVLFQEGLSLVPENAVVVEIAPHALLQAILKRSLKNTCSILPLMKRGHANNLEFFLSNIGKMYMNGISVDSNLLYPAVTYPVPVGTPLISPLVQWDHSQTWDVPKAEDFAGSGSNTASIYNIEINPDSTDYYLIGHCIDGRILYPATGYLVLAWRTLVKTLGAVMEVTPVTFEDVTIHRATILPKSGSVQLEVHFMPTTNKFEVSENGNLAVSGKVSILEDAALDSFHSQMKQQAKDDDGDPKMKLTAHDIYKELRLRGYDYGKTFQGILESNNKGDSGKLQWTGNWVTFLDTMLQMIVVGLSGRSLRLPTRIRSVCVDPVLHLEKVSEYTEGQQALDVHINRCLDTIVAGGVQICGLHATVAPRRQQQQSPPTLEEFVFVPYMDTQCLAANGKLAEELRLCKSLIHRLQRKLASHGVKLSIPGLQGESNIPLPSPEPSDPGLVRLLTLLCSLELNGNLHSELEQMVERERTCLLQDRLLQGLLDNPPLRHCLDTAMENCMPGKMKVLEALSDDGQLFSRVVPLLNIQPMLQVDYTATANNLDLLSPHQATLEDLGISSAQWDPLVGPAPGGLVGGADLVVCNHAWGPLSVDPALLMANLSSGAKQGGFVLFHTLLKGESLGEAVSFLSSTTQSSSQRGLLTQAEWEKVFSEASLNLVAVRKSFYGLALFLCRCQCPAKQPIFLPVDSTNYKWVEKLKVKMADSSDCPVWLTSSQASCGIVGMVNCLRQEPGGDRIRCAFVSNLNGSSAAPVLQPTHKSMQSVLEGNLVMNVFRDGHWGVFRHQLISHDQNEELTEHAYVNVLTRGDLSSLRWIASPLRHYVASNPNVQLCRVCYSSLNFRDIMLATGKLPPDAIPGDLAMQQCMLGMEFSGYDPTGQCVMGLLPAKGLATSVDADKRFLWDVPPSWTLEQAASVPVVYATAYYSLVVRGRLRPGETVLIHSGSGGVGQAAIAIALSKKCKVFTTVGSTEKRTYLQERFPQLSAESFANSRDTSFEQHILLHTQGKGVDLVLNSLSEEKLQASIRCLARHGRFLEIGKFDLSNNSPLGMALFLKNVAFHGILLDALFEEGNREWEEVSQLLKEGIMEGVVEPLKTTVFQRDQVEEAFRYMAQGKHIGKVLLQVAAQPTSPSPLPAICRTFCLGSHSYIITGGLGGFGLELAQWLMERGACKLVLTSRSGIRNGYQAKRVREWQSKGVDVLVSTCDVSTMEGTERLVAEACTLGPVGGIFHLAMVLKDGMLENLTSQLFIDVNRPKHDGIINLDQVTRKLCPDLSYFVAFSSVSCGRGNAGQSNYGYANSAMERVCEKRRYDGLPGLAIQWGAIGDVGVVLETMGGNDTVIGGTLPQRMSSCMEVLDLFLCQQKPVMSSFVLAERMVVKSEAGSKRDLVDAVAHILGVRDVNSLNADASLADLGLDSLMGVEVRQTLERDYDIVMAMREIRQLTINKLRELANSKLEGSKGPYHTAAKKDGVHSVLESDLTQILVNPTDPTVTPLNKVQSQERPLFLVHPIEGSVGAFKTLTSKLSVPCYGLQCTKAAPLDSIQSLAAYYVNCISQVQPEGPYRIAGYSFGACVAFEMCSQLQAQNRPVENLFLFDGSHSYVAAYTQSYRAKLTPGKESEAETEALCAFIQQFTGTEYNKLLETLLPLSDLDARVSVAVDLITSSHKNISQDLLHFAASTFYYKLKAADKYVPATKYHGSVTLLRAKTSSEYEQNLGADYKLSEVCDGKVSVHIIEGDHRTFLEGHGVESISDIILSSLAEPRVTPREG